In the Pieris napi chromosome 19, ilPieNapi1.2, whole genome shotgun sequence genome, one interval contains:
- the LOC125059204 gene encoding uncharacterized protein LOC125059204, giving the protein MLKQLVWIFVYLSCATTNDEKGNYVPDDYNYENWPFHYKAALNALSVIKRDVLPEVQAESSMKSSSVVETESQKITQELKPMVGQTEGGIVNEAPNADIPSPDLNTKPDLITLKKKPEPVKDQVNITKTDIVKNNDTKTSEANVVAQPISKIEDTAATNTTTKDPSMVDINNPGVVKRGLIVFGGLTLLAVAYFIFYRNKHKKFDAANAHGTGDSNQFRYGVLHSDDRRENLELSRIPLTMESDDDEDEDLEIFDLEQKRKSLSYVNLQTNDEDIVLRSSKDESKNNLLLDIEDASGDQLINWSGSGSKSIL; this is encoded by the exons ATGCTTAAACAATTAGTATGGATTTTTGTCTATTTAAGTTGTGCGACTACAAACGACGAGAAAGGAAACTATGTTCCGGATGATTATAACTACGAAAACTGGCCGTTTCATTACAAAGCGGCTTTAAACGCACTAA GTGTTATAAAAAGAGATGTACTACCAGAAGTGCAAGCAGAGAGTAGTATGAAGTCATCCAGTGTAGTTGAGACTGAGTCACAGAAAATAACCCAAGAATTGAAGCCAATGGTAGGACAAACGGAAGGTGGTATTGTGAATGAGGCACCAAATGCAGATATTCCAAGTCCTGATCTAAATACCAAACCAGATCTAATaactctaaaaaaaaaacctgagCCAGTGAAGGACCAAGTGAATATCACCAAGACAGATATAGTTAAAA ATAATGACACAAAAACAAGTGAAGCAAATGTTGTGGCCCAaccaatttcaaaaattgaaGATACAGCAGCTACTAACACTACCACTAAGGATCCCAGTATGGTGGATATTAATAATCCTGGAGTTGTCAAGCGAGGTCTTATTGTATTTGGAGGATTGACTTTACTTGCTGTTgcatactttatattttatag aaaTAAGCACAAAAAGTTTGATGCTGCTAACGCACACGGTACCGGCGATTCAAACCAGTTTAGATATGGTGTATTGCACTCTGACGACCGTAGGGAGAATCTTGAGCTCTCCCGGATACCACTCACCATGGAATCTGATGATGACGAAGACGAGGACTTGGAAATATTTGACTTGGAACAGAAGAGGAAATCCCTTTCATATGTTAACTTGCAAACAAATGATGAAGATATTGTTCTGCGGTCTTCCAAAGATGAATCTAAGAATAATCTGCTTCTAGATATTGAAGATGCATCAGGGGATCAATTGATTAACTGGTCCGGAAGTGGGAGTAAGTCAATATTATAA